Genomic DNA from Haloarcula marina:
TCTCGGCGATGCGCTCGCGGAAGCGCTCGGCGATTGCCTCGTGGTCGAACGGGTCGTTCGGGGTGAGCCAGTTTCGCTCCAGCGCGTAGTCCGGTTCGTTCGGGATGACTACTAGCGCGACGACGTCCTCGCCGGTGTACTCCGAGAACTCGGTCGCGCGTTCGAGGGCGGCCGTCGAGAGGTCCGAACCGTCGAAGGGGACGAGTAAAGTCACAGTCGGGCCTTCGACGGACTGCGGTATAAAGGATAGCCCGGCGTCCCGCGGTCAGAAGATGTTGGCCTGCTGGTAGACACTGATGCCGTCCATCGTTATCTCGTAGGGCTTCGTCTCCCGGGAGTGGTTCGCGTTGCGTATCTTCTGAATCTCGACGGCGAGGCGCGTCTCGCGGGTCTCCGAGCGGACGTACTGGAGGATGAACACGGCGTCGGTCAGGTACTCGATGATGCCGTGACGGGAGGCGTAGGGATTGTCCTCGCTGGCTTCGGAGGTGAGCATCGTCGTCACGCCCGCCTTCTTCAGCGACCGGGTGAAGTCGAACACCTCGGTCCGGCGTTTGGCTGGCTGGTCGTACATCATCTCCAGCAGGGAGACCGAATCGAGCACCAGTCGGTCGGCGTCGAAGTCCTCGATGAGACTCGGGAGTTCGCCGCGGATGTTGTCGAGGCTGTTCGCCATCTCGACGGGGTCTAAGTCGACGACGGCGAGTTGGCCGTTGGCTTCGTACTCGTCGAACCCCCACCCGCGGTCGTTGGCGGTGTCCATGATGGCGCTGTGTGACTGTTCGAGCGTGATGAACACGCAGTTCTCGCCGTTCCGGAGGCCGTGGTGCAGGAACTGGAGTCCGAAGGTCGTCTTGCCCGTCCCGGCAGACCCGACGGTGACGATGAGGTGTCGTTCGGGGATGCCGCCCTGTATCATCCGGTCGAGTCCCTCGATGCCGATGTCGATGCGCGGGATGTCCGACTCGAAGTCCTCGTCCGCGAACTCGCTGTCGCCGCCGGACGCGTCGCTCCCCGCGGACTCGAACGCCGACGCGAAGTCGTCCTCGAACAGGCCGCCACTGTCGCCGCCGGAGTCGCCGAACGGGCTGTCGTCACCCGAATCGCCGAACGGACTGTCGCCGCCCGTCCCATCGAACGGGCTGTCGCTCTCCGTGTCGCCGAACGAACTTCCGGCCTCAGAATCACCGAACGTAGTGTCGCCGAACGGGCCGTCGCGTTCGGCGTCGTGGGTCTGCTCGGGGTCGGACCCGTCCTCGCCGTCGTCGTCGATGGCACTCTCGAACCAGTCGTCGT
This window encodes:
- a CDS encoding KaiC domain-containing protein → MSDNGQDDDDWFESAIDDDGEDGSDPEQTHDAERDGPFGDTTFGDSEAGSSFGDTESDSPFDGTGGDSPFGDSGDDSPFGDSGGDSGGLFEDDFASAFESAGSDASGGDSEFADEDFESDIPRIDIGIEGLDRMIQGGIPERHLIVTVGSAGTGKTTFGLQFLHHGLRNGENCVFITLEQSHSAIMDTANDRGWGFDEYEANGQLAVVDLDPVEMANSLDNIRGELPSLIEDFDADRLVLDSVSLLEMMYDQPAKRRTEVFDFTRSLKKAGVTTMLTSEASEDNPYASRHGIIEYLTDAVFILQYVRSETRETRLAVEIQKIRNANHSRETKPYEITMDGISVYQQANIF